The Vibrio agarivorans genome contains the following window.
ACGCCAGGACGGTGACCTTTGTTACCACCTTCTACGTCAGAACCTGTGTTCCAAGCCGCTTCGATGTCGTCAATCTTGAAGAAAGAACCAGACATGTCAGTGTTGAATTTCACATCGTCAAATAGGAAGAACTCTGGCTCAGGACCAACAAGAACGTTGTCTGCGATACCAGTAGAGCGCATGTACTCTTCAGCACGCTTAGCGATTGAGCGAGGGTCACGGTCGTAACCTTGCATAGTAGAAGGTTCTAGGATGTCACAACGAATGTTTAGTGTTGCTTCTTCAGTGAACGGGTCAAGAACAGCAGAAGATGCGTCTGGCATCATTACCATGTCTGACTCGTTGATACCTTTCCAACCTGCTACAGAAGAACCGTCGAACATTTTGCCTTCTTCGAAGAAGTCTGCGTCAACTTGGTGTGCAGGGATAGAAACGTGTTGCTCTTTACCCTTTGTATCGGTAAAGCGTAGGTCAACAAATTTAACTTCGTTTTCTTGGATCAGTGATAGAACGTTTTCTACTGACATCTTGGATAACCTCCAGTGTATTTAAAGCGGTAAATGGCTCGATTCTTTGAATCCAGCATTGAATAGGTTTATTTCAATCGTGCTATTCGATGCTGGTTTATCGTTTGCTAAAAGCGTGCCAATTTTTCAATTCCTTTATTTTCAGTGGTTTACGTATTTTGGTTCTAAGGAGTAAAAGCTCTCTGCACCAAAATAGAATCCATCTGCACCAAGATTGTGCACAACAAAAGAGTTTGCTCTTTTTTGTACCACATTGGTGCATCCATTCAGCCTTGAAAGAAAAAAGATGTCAATCTGTTGGAACAATAATCACGGCGAAAAAGCGTGGCGTAATCTATGATCTTGAATGTAACGGGTGATAGATCACATAATCGTGTGATTTTTACCAAAATCTGGTACATTAACGGCCGTTTTTTTAATCAAACTCGTGGCCAGCTACATCATTCCTTAATTTTCGATTGGTAAGGTGTGTTGATAACTGAGCGGCGACTATACCTGAGTGAAGCAAATTCATGGCAACTCCACAGATTGATAAATTGAGAAACATCGCGATTATCGCGCACGTTGACCACGGTAAAACGACCCTAGTAGACAAGCTACTTCAGCAGTCTGGCACGCTAGAATCTCGCGGCGAAGTTGAAGAGCGCGTAATGGACTCGAACGACATCGAGAAAGAGCGTGGTATTACCATTCTGGCGAAAAACACTGCCATTAACTGGAACGACTACCGCATCAACATCGTAGATACTCCAGGACACGCGGATTTCGGTGGTGAAGTTGAGCGTATTATGTCGATGGTTGATTGTGTGCTACTTATTGTAGACGCGGTTGATGGCCCAATGCCTCAAACTCGCTTCGTTACGCAAAAAGCATTCGCTCACGGTCTTAAGCCAATCGTTGTAATCAACAAGATTGACCGCCCTGGTGCTCGCCCTGAGTGGGTTATGGACCAAGTATTCGATCTATTCGATAACCTAGGTGCGACTGATGAGCAGCTAGACTTCCAAGTGGTTTACGCTTCAGCACTAAACGGTTGGGCAACTCGCGAAGAAGGCGAAGAAGGCGAGAACATGGAACCACTGTTCCAAACTATCGTTGATGAAGTTGCTGCACCAGACGTTGACCTTGATGGCCCACTACAGATGCAAATCTCTCAGCTTGATTACAGCTCATACCTAGGTGTTATCGGTGTTGGTCGCGTAACTCGCGGCACTATCAAGCCAAACCAACAAGTTACTGTTGTTGGCGCTGATGGTAAGACGCGCAATGGTAAAGTAGGTACAGTTCAAGGTTACCTTGGCCTAGAGCGTCACGACGTTGACCAAGCAGCTGCGGGTGACATCATTGCTATCACAGGTCTTGGCGAGCTAAAAATCTCTGACACAGTATGTGCACAGGGTGATGTAGAAGCGCTACCACCATTGTCTGTTGATGAGCCAACAGTAACGATGACGTTCCAAGTAAACACGTCTCCATTCGCAGGTAAAGAAGGTAAGTACGTAACGTCACGTAACATCCTTGAGCGTCTAGAGAAAGAACTAGTACACAACGTTGCACTACGTGTTGAACAAACAGACGATCCAGACAAATTCCGCGTATCAGGCCGTGGTGAGCTTCACCTGTCTATCCTGATCGAAAACATGCGTCGCGAAGGTTTCGAGCTAGCAGTATCTCGTCCAGAAGTTATCATCAAAGAAGTTGATGGCCAGCTAATGGAACCGTTTGAAACGGTAACAATTGATGTTCTAGAAGAGCACCAAGGCGGCATCATGGAAAACATCGGTCTACGTAAAGGTGAACTGAAAGACATGGCACCAGATGGTAAAGGCCGTGTGCGTATGGACTTCATCATGCCATCTCGTGGTCTGATCGGTTTCCAAACTGAGTTCATGACTCTGACTTCTGGTTCTGGTCTTCTTTACCATACATACGACAGCTACGGTCCACACAAAGGTGGTCAAATCGGTCAACGTATTAACGGCGTACTGATTGCAAACGCTGCAGGTAAAGCACTAACTAACGCACTGTTTAACCTCCAAGAGCGCGGCCGTCTATTCATCGGTCACGGTGTTGAAGTTTACGAAGGTATGATCATCGGTATTCACAGCCGTGACAACGACCTAACAGTAAACGCACTGAAAGGTAAGCAGCTAACCAACGTTCGTGCATCTGGTACAGATGACGCTCAGGTTCTTACTCCACCAATCAAGCACACGCTTGAGCAAGCTCTAGAATTCATCGATGAAGACGAGCTAGTAGAAGTAACGCCTGAAAGCATCCGTATCCGTAAGAAGTTCCTAACGGAAAGTGATCGTAAGCGTGAAGCGCGTAACGCTAAGTAATTGCTGATTACTTGGTAAGATTAAAAAGCCCCGAGTAGCGATGCTGCTCGGGGCTTTTTGTATGTACTAATTTCAAAGTAGACCCTGAAATAAATTCAGGGTGACGCAGTGCTTGGATATGGGTGCGTAGGCCAATATTATCGTCATTCTGAATTCATTTCAGAATCTAGCTGAAGAGGTGGACCTAAAGCCAGAGCTGGTTTTTCACAAACTCAACCCGCGCTTCAACACTCCCCCAAGGTACATTAATCACCTCAAACCCAAGCTCCATATATACTTCACAAAGTAGTTCATGGATTTCCAGTGCTTCTTCATAACTATGGGGACGCACGTCATCTTGTACATAAATCGACGCCTCAGGACGACAAACAAACACTTGTGAATGATAGTCAGCGCTCTCTAAACGATAAACTTCATCTACCTGACATTGCCCCATCTTGAGATAACCAATAATGTCGGGAATGGCTCGGTCAACAAAAGCGGTCTTATACTGATTGGCAAGACGCTTTTGCTCACTCATCAACTCAAGACATAACTTGGCAAAAGCGGGTAGATCCGTCCAAGGCAGAGCACCTTCTTCGATCTGTGATTGCTGTTCAATAAGCGTGCGAGAGCCTTCGGGAAAGGTAGCAAAGCCGAGAGCGCCAAGCGCATTAAGCAGAGTTGTTTTGCCAGCGCCCGGCCCGCCAGAAATAATGATAGGTGCCATATTACCGTTCGAGAAAAGGATACAGACTTCAGAATACAGACATTGCGCATCTCAAGCTATCGCAAACACTGTTGAACCTTGAACCTTGAACCTTGAACCTTGAACCTTGAACCTTGAACCTTGAACCTTGAACCTTGAACCTTGAACCTACTGACTCAACGTCTGCAAAAACTTATCCGACTCAGCAATCGCGGCATTCATCTGCTCGATCGCCAGTTCAATATCACTCTCTAAGCTCATAAACTCGCCTTGAAGAGAGCCAACAGCACTCGCATTCAGATTGTGTTTTAGATACAGCGTATTGTCTCGCAGCGTATCGAGGACAGGCGTCATTTTCTGCTCAGCTTTCCACATTGCCGCTAGCATGGTTTGGTAGGAAGCCTTGGTATCTCGTAGTTTTTGTTCGCTTGAGCGGCGCAATTTGTCGTTGCTATAAAGTTCTAGCTCTTGCTGCCACTCCTCGAACAATGCATCAGAGACATCCTCAATCGCTTCAATTCGCTCTCTCACATCTTGCGCAGCCGCTTCGCTGGCTTCGTAACGGCTATTGATATCTTTATAGACCGTTTCCAGCTCACCGCCATTAAAATTGGTTAACGCTGAAAGCGCCTCAAGTGCACTGGTGAACTCTTGTTGAGCCTCTTGCTGAGAATCTTTGGCATCTTCCACTCGGTCAACCATAATGTCTCGCTTGTGATAGCCCACTTGTTCCATAGCAGCATAGTAGGTGGATGAGCAGCCAGTCAGTGTCATCAATGTGATCACAGCGGCAATGAGATAGCGCATATCGACTTCCTTTCGATTAGAATAAGTATGTTAATAACTATAACTTAATGTGTTACGAAGGAAAATTTTATCTCCGTACACTCAAATTTAAGCCATATTGCTTAGTATGGTTCATGGATGACTTGAATGAAGAACTACTTAAGCCCGAAGCTTGAAGGGCGGTTGTTACTGGTTTACTACTTTCTGCACTATCTCGGCAGGCGAATGAACCATGATAGAGTGAATGTGAATGCGGGTTATCTTGCCTATATCACGCTGCTCTCTATCGTGCCGATGCTGACGGTGCTGCTTTCTATTCTCTCCTCGTTTGCGATCTTCTCAGGAGCTGGTGAAGCGATTCAAGATTTTGTGATTACTCACTTTGTGCCTGCGGCAGGTCAAGCCGTGAAGGGTGCGCTCGCAGAGTTTGTCGCGAATACGGGTAAGATGACCGCCGTCGGTGGTGCCGCTCTGTTTATTGCTGCCATGATGCTAATTTCAAATATCGACAAGAACCTCAATTACATCTGGCGAGTAAAGAAAAAGCGCCGTGCGATCATCTCATTTTCAATGTACTGGATGATCTTAACGCTCGGACCGATTCTCGTCGGGGCAAGTTTAGCAGCCACCTCCTACATCACCTCACTCACCATATTAAGTCATGAAGTGGCGTCAGGGGCTTATAACCTGTTGTTACGTTGGTTGCCTTTCATTCTCTCAACGTCTGCTTTTGTAGTGCTGTATCTTGTCGTACCGAACAAAAAGGTGCGTTTTCACCATGCAGTCATTGGCGGTATGGTTGCAGCGCTGCTGTTCGAGCTCAGTAAAAAGGCGTTTGCGGCATACATTACTCAGTTTCCCTCCTATCAGCTCATCTATGGTGCATTGGCGGCGATACCTATTTTATTTGTGTGGGTATATCTGTGTTGGATGATTGTGCTGCTCGGCGCAGAGGTGACGGCTGCACTGGGTGAGAGAGAACACTGGAGAGATGACTCTCACGTGGTAAACTCTTCGCAACAAAAAAGTGTTAAACAACAGAAGAGCTTAGAGGTAGACAGTGATAGCCCTGATCCAGAGAGTAAGTGAGGCCGCAGTTCGAGTTGACGGTGAAGTGGTAGGTGAAATCGAGAAAGGCTTGTTGGTTTTACTTGGTGTCGAAAAAGGGGACGACGAGGCCAAAGCCAAGCGCTTGATGGAGCGAGTGACCACTTACCGTGTGTTTGAAGATGACGCAGGTAAGATGAACCTAAACGTTCAGCAAGTGGAAGGCAAAGTGTTAGTGGTCTCGCAATTCACACTGCCTGCAGATACCAAGAAAGGCACGCGCGCAGGTTTCTCTCGTGGTGCTGATCCAGTGGATGCTGAACGCTTGTACGACTACTTTGCTGACCAATGTGAGTTAGTATTACCGACAGAGCGCGGTCGATTTGCGCAAGATATGAAAGTGTCGCTGATCAATGATGGTCCGGTGACATTCTGGCTACAGGTGTAGCGAGCCCTCAAGGGCTTAATCCATTCTAAAGGAAGAGCATGTTCAAACTTATTACGCCAAAAACCGAGAATCAGTGGAACAAGTATTATCAGTTCCGTTGGCAAATGCTACGTGAGCCGTGGCGTATGCCGGTAGGCTCAGAGCGTGATGAGTTTGATACCATGAGTTATCACCGCATGATCACCGATAGCCGTGGCCGTCCAATGGCGATAGGGCGTTTGTATATTACGCCAGATAGCGAGGGCCAGATCCGTTTTATGGCGGTGAAACAGAATCGCCGCAGCAAGGGCTTGGGCTCTTTGGTGCTGGTGGCATTGGAATCATTAGCTCGCCAAGAGGGCGCAAAACGTTTGGTGTGTAATGCGCGTGAAGATGCGATTGCTTTCTACGAGAAAAACGGTTTTGAATTGCGCGGTGAGCTTAGCAATGAGCGCGGCCCAGTGCGTCACCAACAGATGGTCAAGCCGCTAGACCCAATGGCGAATGTTCTGCGCAAACCGGAGTGGTGCCAAGAACTGCAACAGCGCTGGGAGCAACAAATCCCGATCAGCGACAAGATGGGCATTAAAATAAACCAGTATACGGGCTATCAGTTTGAGTGCTGCGCTCAATTAAACCCAAACCTTAACCCGCATAACACCATGTTTGCTGGCTCGGCATTCACCCTAGCGACGCTAACGGGTTGGGGGATGACTTGGCTACTGATGAAAGAGCGTAACTTGATGGCGGACATCGTGTTGGCGGATAGCCAAATTCGTTATCGTCATCCAGTGACGGAAAACCCAGTCGCACAAACCTCGCTTGATGGTATTTCGGGAGATTTAGACAGGCTCGCCACGGGTCGCAAGGCGCGTATTGTTATCAGCGTGATTATTTATAGTGGCAATACGCCGTCTGTGGAGTTTGTGGGTACTTACATGTTGTTGCCGAATTATCAGGAGACTTTGGCCTAGGCTTTTGTTCCCTCCCCTTATAAAGGGAGGGTTAACACGCGGACTCACAGCGAGCGCAAGACTAGTGATTATCGCTGATCTAACCCCCTCCCAGCCTCCCCCTTGATAAGGGGAGGAGCAAGAGCTTATTCATCACAGTCACTAAAGTCCCGAGTATCACCACTCAACACATCCAACCACCAACTCTCACATTCGCCATTAAACTTAATCCACAACGGCTCATCTTTAGGCTCAACCCAGTCATACTCGCCGCTGAACTCACCATCAAAGTGAGTGCCTACTAACTCTTTCGTTTTAAATTTAATCACCCCGCGATGAAAGGTGCTGTATAAGCGCGACATTTCAAACGGCTGAACCTTTGTTTGAGTATCGTCGCCTTGCTCTGCATAATGAATCAAGGTGGCATCACGAAAACCAATATCGAGATGCCCATCCATTGAGTAGCGCAGTATCTCATTAGTTTTACTCAAACCTTTGAGATCGCCTTGCATATCTAACAGGCCACTGATCTCAAAAGGTAGCCAGTCAAACTGTTGAAAGGTATTAATAGGCAAGCCATCAATCGTGAAATCTAATTGCCAAGGTAGGCTGTTACCAGAGAGCTTTCTGAAGCCTTTGGCATCAATGTAGCCTTGCTCTAAAGGAATAAACAGTCGGTTGAGTCGCCATTCATCTTTATCAACATGCGTTTCAATAATGCCCTGAGTGGTGATGATGTCATCGTAACTCGCGCTGTTGATAGAAAGTTCAAGGTCGCCTTGCCACATTCCCCATTGATCAGCTTGTTTCACAATCAGCTGCTTACCCTTGGCGTTGATACCAGACGCTTGCCAAAAAGGTTCTGTTTCTATTTGCACGATTTGACTACGAGAAATAGCTAAGTCATCAATGGCTATATTACTGAATGTAGATAACTTTTCTTTGATTAGCCCTGACTGTTCAAGGGTGTCATCAAGTAGCTTGACTCCTGACATGTGCAGCTTTTTGAGCTTTAGGCTTGCTGGTGTCCAAAGCCCTGATACCTGTAAACGCCCCTGCCACAAGTCACTGTCCCACTCTTCAATATTAAATTGATTCGGGGTGAGAACGACCTTGGCTTTAGGTGCCACAAATGCAAAGTCTTTAAACGAGATAGAGTCAGCATCAAACGAGAAATAGCCCTGTTCTTGTTGCCAAATGTTTTGATCTAAATGGATCTCTTCGATCGAAAGGTTAAGATTTTCAGTCTGCCAGATCTCGGTAGATATCTGGCTACTAATTAGATCTAAACTATTAATATGATTGATTTTAAAATTATCGAGTAGCTCAAAATGGAGCTCATCAATCTGCTGCTGCTCTAAGGCAATATCGAGCTGGTGGATAGTGACATTGATCAGTGACCAATAGTCATCAATTAACTCTGCCTGGCCACTAAACTTGGCGTTATTCCACTCAAATGAGGCTCCGTAAACCGTGGTTTTATCAGGTTGATGAACGATATTCATCAGTGCATCGTTGAGCGCTTCGCCTTCTATATACACTTGATCGGCTTGAAACTGAATGTCGCCATACGGCAGCCGCTGCTCGGGCGTTTGCCAGCGAGGAGAAGCAATTTGAATACTCGCATCACGCAGAATCCATCCTTCAAAATCCATATCCACATGTTTCAATGCCAACTGGTGAAACTTGATATGCTCAAGAAAAGTGGCATTAAACACAGGTAGCGAGCGTAAACGTTGTTGATCGTTGAGCTGTACCCCTTCAATCAGCACGCTGTCGATAATAATTTGGTTGTCATGGATGATGCCGGGATTGAGCCAAACCGTCGCGGAAGGCAGATATAGGTCATTATCCTCGCTAGACAAACCTTCAACCTGCAACTTGTAGGGCGGTGTGTAGTCAACACGTTCGACACTCAGTGCATAGGGTTCAAGAAAGGCATTCACTAAGCGCGTCTTATGCTCTATGGGCAACCACCAAAGCAGGGCGATGCTGGCACCAAAGAGTAACAACAGGGTTATCACGATAATGACTAACCACTTCTTCATTCACTGCTTCCTTGTGTGATTTATGACGTTGTTTAGACGGCTTGAGTCTATAGCTTGGAACAGAATGTGTTTCACAGCAACAAAAAAAGCCCTTCAAAAGAAGGGCTTGTAATCTACTTATCAGTTTTTATTTTAATCAATCAAGTTGTGGACCAGCCGCAACCAGTGATTTGCCTTCGTCGTTGTCAGTGTATTGAACAAAGTTATTGATAAAGCGCTGCGCGAGATCTTCGGCTTTGCTTTCCCACTGTAGTGGGTCAACGTAAGTATCGCGTGGATCTAGGATCTCTTTATCAACACCCGGTAGGTCAAGTGGTACTTCTAGATTGAATACCGGGATCTGCTTGGTTTCTGCCTCATCAATTGAGCCATCGAGGATAGCGTCAATGATGCCGCGTGTATCTTGAATAGAGATACGTTTACCTGTGCCATTCCAACCTGTGTTTACAAGGTAAGCTTCTGCACCAGCGGCTTCCATACGCTTGACGAGTACTTCTGCATATTGAGTTGGGTGTAGCGTTAGGAACGCTGCGCCAAACGCGGCAGAGAAGGTTGGTGTTGGCTCGGTAATACCACGCTCTGTACCGGCAAGTTTTGCGGTAAAGCCTGATAGGAAGTGGTATTTAGTTTGCTCAGGCGTCAGTTTCGCAACCGGCGGCAACACACCGAACGCATCAGCGGTTAGGAAGATGACTTTTTGTGCGTGGCCTGCTTTTGAAACTGGCTTAACAATGTTGTCGATGTGATGGATTGGGTACGAAACACGCGTGTTCTCTGTTTTCGAACCATCATCGAAGTTGATAGAGCCGTCATTGCGAACCGTCACGTTCTCAAGCAGTGCGTCACGGCGAATCGCATTATAAATGTCTGGCTCAGCTTCTTTAGATAGACGAATGGTCTTCGCATAACAGCCACCTTCAAAGTTGAAGATACCGTCATCGTCCCAACCATGTTCATCATCACCAATCAGCTGACGCTTTGGATCGGTGGAAAGCGTGGTTTTTCCCGTACCTGACAGGCCGAAGAAGACTGCGACATCGCCCGCTTCGCCAACGTTTGCAGAACAGTGCATTGATGCGATGCCTTGCAGAGGAAGTAGGTAGTTCATCATTGCGAACATACCTTTTTTCATCTCACCGCCGTACCAAGTACCGCCGATAATCTGCATGCGCTCGGTTAAATTGAACGCGACGAAGTTTTCAGAGTTCAGACCATGCTCTTGCCACTTCGGATTGGTTGTCTTCGCACCATTCATCACCACGAAGTCTGGTTCAAAGTTTTGCAGCTCTGCTTCTGTTGGGCGAATAAACATATTTTTAACAAAGTGAGCCTGCCAAGCCACTTCTGTGATGATACGTACGCTAAGGCGAGTATCTGGGTTAGCACCACAGTAACCATCGATAACGAACAGGCGTTGGCCTGAAAGTTCTTCTGTTACCAGTTGTTTTAGATCGCGCCAAACTTCCGTAGAAATTGGCTTATTGTCATTCTTACCTTGATCAGACCACCACATGGTATCGCGCGTTGAGTCGTCTTTGACAATGTATTTGTCTTTAGGCGAACGCCCGGTAAAGATACCCGTGTCGACAGCAACAGCGCCTAATTCAGTCACTGTGCCTTTTTCATAACCTTCTAATTCTGGGCGAGTCTCCTCCTCGAATAGCTGGTCGTAACTGGGATTGCGAACAATCTCTTTTACGCCAACAAGTCCGTATCTGGAAAGATCAAGTGTTGCAGCCTTTGTATGTTCCATAACAGTCATAGGTGCTCCTTTTAAGAAGTGTAGGGATTTTGTAAGAGTGTTTTTATTTTAATCTGTCCACCATGCTAGCAACGCGACGGGGTTAAAACAGGGAGATAGTTCAAAAAATATCCACCAATTTTTTGTGGTTTTAATGCCTACATCACAAGCTGGTTGAAATATTCTATCGTTAACTGAAACGTTTGCGCTATAGCTCTAATATTAATAAGTTGTAAAAATAAAGTTAAATAAAATTGTGATAAGGGCGGGGTTTTAGAGGAAACCTAGGCATAAAAAAGACCAGCTCGAAGGCTGGTCTAGTACGAATTTAACGTGCTTTATAATCTAAGCGAATTAATGGATGGTGTTGTTGCCGTTTCCACCTTGCGCATCAGCATAGAGTTCTGCAACTTGCGCAGAATCGAAAGAGTAATTGCTGCCACAGTAGTCACAGTGTAAAGCAATGCTGCCTTCGGTAGCGATGATGTCATCAACCTCAGCGCGATCAAGCGTGATGATAGCGGAAGCACTGCGCTCACGTGAGCAACCACAGAAGAACTCAACAGGTTGAGGTTCGAACAGGCGTACTTTCTCTTGGTTGTAGAGACGGTAAAGCAGCTCTTGAGATTCAAGAGAGAATAGCTCTTCGTCTTTTACCGTGTTGGTTAGCTGCTCTAGGTGCTCGAAGTCATCTGGTGTGCCCGTACCATCTGGCATAACTTGAATAAGCATACCTGCTGCGTGTGGTTTACCTTCGTGCTCACCAGTGCGAATCCAAAGACGAGTTTTTAGCTGCTCAGAGTTGGCGAAGTAGTTTTCGATCACTTCTGTCAGGTTCTCGCCTTCAAGACCAACGACACCTTGGTAACGCTCCCCTTTTTTCGGGTCGATAGTGATGACTAGGTAGCCCTTACCCATCATGTCGTGCAGGCCAGCATCATCAGCAATATCGCCTTCCCAACGAGCAACACCACGAACTTTTTGGTCGTGATCGCCGTTGATGACGGCAAGAGAAACAGGGCCATCACCTTGAAGTTGGATAGTAATAGAGCCTTCAAACTTCAAAGTTGCAGTTAATAGTGTGGTTGAAACCACGAGCTCACCCAATAGCTTTTTCAGCGCTGCTGGGTATTCCTTGCTGGAGATAATTTGTTGGTATGCATCATCCAATTGTACCAACTCGCCACGTACAGAAAGGTCTTCAAATAGGTAGCGATTTAAAACATTGTTTGCCATAGAAGGAAGCTCCAGCTTATTGGTGTTTAAACTTAATAATATCGCGACGCTGCTTTTTGTCAGGGCGTCGGTCAGGGCTCGGGTTGTGGGCGTGTAGCTTACGTTGCATCGCATTGCTTTCACGCTTTTGGACACTTTCCGAGGTTTCGCTATATAGCGTTTGCGCTTCAGGCGCGCCGCGACGTTGGTCAGAGATACGCTCGATCACGACAGTTTTCTCTTCGTGACCTTGACGCAAGGCAACAGTGGCTCCCACTTCAACAACCTTACTTGGTTTGCTGCGTTGACCATTATAATGCACTTTACCGCCATCGATCATATTGCGAGCAATAGAGCGTGTCTTGTAAAAACGCGCTGCCCATAGCCATTTATCGAGACGTACTGCTTGATCACCTTGGTCGTTGCGTGTGTTGTTGGAACCCATACTGACTTGGTTTCTCCTACCATTAATTAACGAATCACACACACAATGGTAGCGCGGTCTCACTTTTTCAAGGTGTAATGCTTTGTAAAGAACAAAAAAGCGTGTCTACTTTGCGTGTATGATATAGTGAAATATTTATTATCTATAATAGCGCACCAATTTATTTCAATAAGGACATGGGTTTGGCTACAACTGCCTTCAACTTGGCTCGTTTTGACGGACAGTCATTATTAAACCTACTAAAACAGCACCAACGACGTATCAGCACTCTGCTTGTTATTGTATTGCTGTCATCTTCCGCTTGGCTTCTTGGCAAGATGGTATGGATGCTCCTTGAGCCTGAAACCGAGATCACGCCTTGGCGAGCGGGGCAAGTTTCTGCAAGTGGCGACTCAAGCCGCTCTTCTATTGATCTATCTGATGTTCATAATGCGCACTGGTTCGGCCGTTATCAGGCTGATGCTGCGCCAGTTGAGCGCCAACAACCAGTAGTGACTGACGCGCCAAAAACCAAATTGAACCTCACGCTGGTAGGCGTTGTGGCAAGCACCAGTGCGAATAAGAGCCTCGCTGTTATTGCCAATCGCGGCCAACAGGCTACGTATGGCCTTGATGAAACGATTGAAGGCACTCGAGCTAAGTTAAAAGCTGTGCTTGTCGACCGCGTGATCATTGAAAATTCTGGTCGAGACGAGACCTTGATGCTCGACGGCATCGATTACACCAAACGTTCACAATCTCCTGCTGCAAATCCTGTACAATCACGCCAAGCTGCTGCTCCAGAGCCGGACAGTGACCGCTTGGAGCAAATTCAACAGGAAATTTCGCAAGATCCGCAACAACTCTTCCAATATGTTCGCATGTCGCAAGTCAAACGCGATGGCGATGTCGTGGGTTATCGCTTGAGTCCAGGTAAGGACCGAGAACTATTTGAGTCGATTGGTTTGCAAAATGGCGATATCGCCACGCAACTCAATGGACAAGACCTAACCGATCCAGCGGCAATGGGTCAGATTTTTCAAGATATCGGCAACTTAACCGAGTTGAGCCTCACGGTAGAACGTGACGGTCAACCGTACGATGTCTATATACAGTTTTAAACCCTGAGTCAGAAAACCGCTCAGTTTTAGGAGTACACCGTGAAGCATTGGCTTAAGAAAAGTGCTTGGCTACTGGCAGGAAGCTTGTTAACAACAACGCCCGTTCTAGCTGAAGACTTTAGTGCAAGTTTTAAAGGCACTGATATACAAGAGTTCATCAACATTGTTGGCCGCAACCTCGAGAAAACCATTATTGTCGATCCTTCTGTTCGAGGTAAGGTGGATGTAAGAAGCTACGATATGCTGACAGAAGAGCAGTATTACAGCTTCTTCCTCAACGTATTGGAAGTGTATGGTTTCGCTGTAGTTGAGATGGACAACGGTATCCTCAAAGTCATCAAGGCGAAAGACGC
Protein-coding sequences here:
- the typA gene encoding translational GTPase TypA; protein product: MATPQIDKLRNIAIIAHVDHGKTTLVDKLLQQSGTLESRGEVEERVMDSNDIEKERGITILAKNTAINWNDYRINIVDTPGHADFGGEVERIMSMVDCVLLIVDAVDGPMPQTRFVTQKAFAHGLKPIVVINKIDRPGARPEWVMDQVFDLFDNLGATDEQLDFQVVYASALNGWATREEGEEGENMEPLFQTIVDEVAAPDVDLDGPLQMQISQLDYSSYLGVIGVGRVTRGTIKPNQQVTVVGADGKTRNGKVGTVQGYLGLERHDVDQAAAGDIIAITGLGELKISDTVCAQGDVEALPPLSVDEPTVTMTFQVNTSPFAGKEGKYVTSRNILERLEKELVHNVALRVEQTDDPDKFRVSGRGELHLSILIENMRREGFELAVSRPEVIIKEVDGQLMEPFETVTIDVLEEHQGGIMENIGLRKGELKDMAPDGKGRVRMDFIMPSRGLIGFQTEFMTLTSGSGLLYHTYDSYGPHKGGQIGQRINGVLIANAAGKALTNALFNLQERGRLFIGHGVEVYEGMIIGIHSRDNDLTVNALKGKQLTNVRASGTDDAQVLTPPIKHTLEQALEFIDEDELVEVTPESIRIRKKFLTESDRKREARNAK
- a CDS encoding AAA family ATPase is translated as MAPIIISGGPGAGKTTLLNALGALGFATFPEGSRTLIEQQSQIEEGALPWTDLPAFAKLCLELMSEQKRLANQYKTAFVDRAIPDIIGYLKMGQCQVDEVYRLESADYHSQVFVCRPEASIYVQDDVRPHSYEEALEIHELLCEVYMELGFEVINVPWGSVEARVEFVKNQLWL
- a CDS encoding DUF2959 domain-containing protein; the protein is MRYLIAAVITLMTLTGCSSTYYAAMEQVGYHKRDIMVDRVEDAKDSQQEAQQEFTSALEALSALTNFNGGELETVYKDINSRYEASEAAAQDVRERIEAIEDVSDALFEEWQQELELYSNDKLRRSSEQKLRDTKASYQTMLAAMWKAEQKMTPVLDTLRDNTLYLKHNLNASAVGSLQGEFMSLESDIELAIEQMNAAIAESDKFLQTLSQ
- a CDS encoding virulence factor BrkB family protein, which codes for MKNYLSPKLEGRLLLVYYFLHYLGRRMNHDRVNVNAGYLAYITLLSIVPMLTVLLSILSSFAIFSGAGEAIQDFVITHFVPAAGQAVKGALAEFVANTGKMTAVGGAALFIAAMMLISNIDKNLNYIWRVKKKRRAIISFSMYWMILTLGPILVGASLAATSYITSLTILSHEVASGAYNLLLRWLPFILSTSAFVVLYLVVPNKKVRFHHAVIGGMVAALLFELSKKAFAAYITQFPSYQLIYGALAAIPILFVWVYLCWMIVLLGAEVTAALGEREHWRDDSHVVNSSQQKSVKQQKSLEVDSDSPDPESK
- the dtd gene encoding D-aminoacyl-tRNA deacylase, with amino-acid sequence MIALIQRVSEAAVRVDGEVVGEIEKGLLVLLGVEKGDDEAKAKRLMERVTTYRVFEDDAGKMNLNVQQVEGKVLVVSQFTLPADTKKGTRAGFSRGADPVDAERLYDYFADQCELVLPTERGRFAQDMKVSLINDGPVTFWLQV
- a CDS encoding bifunctional GNAT family N-acetyltransferase/hotdog fold thioesterase — translated: MFKLITPKTENQWNKYYQFRWQMLREPWRMPVGSERDEFDTMSYHRMITDSRGRPMAIGRLYITPDSEGQIRFMAVKQNRRSKGLGSLVLVALESLARQEGAKRLVCNAREDAIAFYEKNGFELRGELSNERGPVRHQQMVKPLDPMANVLRKPEWCQELQQRWEQQIPISDKMGIKINQYTGYQFECCAQLNPNLNPHNTMFAGSAFTLATLTGWGMTWLLMKERNLMADIVLADSQIRYRHPVTENPVAQTSLDGISGDLDRLATGRKARIVISVIIYSGNTPSVEFVGTYMLLPNYQETLA